In one window of Alphaproteobacteria bacterium DNA:
- a CDS encoding heme-binding protein has protein sequence MSLTRKEANRIADAAIAKAEALGIGINVAVVDSGGRLIVFQRMDNTTWAGMYGSQGKAIASAAFGRSSAELQERAGHPTLIGIRVAEGDHMIFGQGAMPVFRDGRVIGACGVGGGTAQEDEDCAVAGIAALGQ, from the coding sequence ATGTCACTGACACGCAAGGAAGCCAACCGGATCGCCGATGCGGCAATCGCGAAGGCCGAAGCACTGGGCATCGGCATCAATGTCGCCGTGGTGGACAGCGGCGGGCGGCTGATCGTCTTCCAGCGCATGGATAACACCACCTGGGCGGGGATGTATGGCAGCCAGGGCAAGGCCATCGCTTCCGCCGCCTTCGGCCGCTCAAGCGCCGAGTTGCAGGAACGCGCCGGTCATCCGACCCTGATCGGCATCCGCGTGGCGGAAGGCGATCACATGATCTTCGGTCAGGGGGCGATGCCGGTCTTCCGCGACGGAAGGGTCATCGGCGCCTGCGGCGTCGGCGGCGGCACCGCGCAGGAGGACGAGGATTGCGCCGTCGCGGGAATTGCCGCGCTTGGGCAATAA
- a CDS encoding phytanoyl-CoA dioxygenase family protein, with amino-acid sequence MTSVLTAEQVAGYRHDGFYFPVAGIGAEHARRARADLEAYEAAMGGKLTELGRAARYKLHVKLPWAHGIVTHPAILDAVQALIGPDILVWTSTFFIKEPKTPAVTLWHQDATYFGLRPHDHVTAWVALSEASAVSGCMTFIPENGAPRLYHHKAKADPNSMNGGGQTIVEDFDRESGVRGMLNAGEFSLHHTLCIHSSPPNESDDRRIGYGISYIPASTRHIGTTRQRAMLVRGADRYGNFELEPHPGADAAANQAEYDKSIESYNTGYAEQIAWHEEGRVRS; translated from the coding sequence ATGACCAGCGTACTGACGGCGGAACAGGTTGCGGGATACCGTCATGACGGTTTTTATTTTCCCGTGGCCGGTATCGGTGCGGAACACGCGCGCCGGGCACGGGCGGACCTGGAAGCCTACGAGGCCGCCATGGGCGGCAAGCTGACTGAACTTGGCCGCGCCGCCCGCTACAAGCTGCATGTGAAGTTGCCCTGGGCGCATGGCATCGTCACCCATCCCGCGATCCTGGATGCGGTGCAAGCCCTGATCGGCCCGGACATCCTGGTCTGGACGAGCACGTTTTTCATCAAGGAACCGAAGACCCCGGCGGTCACCCTGTGGCACCAGGACGCGACCTATTTCGGCCTGCGCCCGCATGACCACGTCACCGCCTGGGTGGCGCTGAGCGAAGCCTCGGCGGTATCGGGCTGCATGACCTTCATTCCGGAAAACGGCGCGCCGCGGCTGTATCACCACAAGGCGAAGGCCGACCCGAACAGCATGAATGGCGGCGGCCAGACCATCGTCGAGGATTTCGACCGCGAATCCGGCGTGCGCGGCATGCTGAATGCCGGCGAATTCTCGCTGCATCACACGCTGTGTATCCACAGTTCCCCGCCGAACGAATCGGATGACCGGCGCATCGGCTACGGCATCAGCTATATTCCCGCCAGCACCCGGCATATCGGCACGACGCGGCAGCGCGCGATGCTGGTGCGGGGCGCGGACCGCTATGGGAATTTCGAGCTGGAGCCGCATCCCGGCGCGGATGCGGCCGCGAACCAGGCCGAATACGACAAGAGCATCGAAAGCTACAATACCGGCTATGCGGAACAGATCGCCTGGCACGAGGAAGGCCGCGTCCGCAGCTGA
- a CDS encoding LLM class flavin-dependent oxidoreductase translates to MTEKKMQFGVMQRGVFDWNDDMPARFEELMEQARVLNRLGYDSITKGSHFSSYPHREMTQIPYLCRVMAEAPDMRLNAGIVLLTLHNPLEVAETFATMDLMSGGRMIFGCALGYRDVEYKAFGVKKGEGVKGFEQNLEAIRRLWTEESVTMKGDRFELDNAGISSPLQQDPHPPVWIGANADNAIRRAARLGDCWYLNPHQKMETFRRQMDIYREELDRVGKPFPKELPMRREVFCARTHDEAVKVAGPYIKSMYDVYAEWGQDKAMAAGDRDITQDYEELARDRFIVGDPDEVAEEMLRYNEVLGVNHIIMSVQGIGMPQGQVLDSFHLMAEEVFPKVQKGMP, encoded by the coding sequence ATGACCGAGAAGAAAATGCAGTTCGGCGTGATGCAGCGCGGCGTGTTCGACTGGAACGACGACATGCCGGCCCGGTTCGAGGAGTTGATGGAGCAGGCCCGGGTTCTCAACCGGCTCGGCTATGATTCGATCACCAAGGGCTCGCATTTTTCCTCCTATCCGCACCGGGAGATGACGCAGATTCCCTATCTCTGCCGGGTCATGGCGGAGGCGCCGGACATGCGGCTGAACGCGGGCATCGTGCTGCTGACCCTGCACAACCCGCTGGAGGTGGCGGAGACGTTCGCGACCATGGACCTGATGTCCGGCGGGCGCATGATCTTCGGCTGTGCGCTCGGCTACCGGGATGTGGAGTACAAGGCCTTCGGCGTGAAGAAGGGCGAAGGCGTGAAGGGATTCGAGCAGAACCTGGAAGCGATCAGGCGGCTGTGGACCGAGGAAAGCGTCACCATGAAGGGCGACAGGTTCGAGCTGGACAATGCGGGCATTTCCTCGCCGCTGCAGCAGGACCCGCACCCGCCGGTCTGGATCGGCGCGAATGCGGACAACGCGATCCGCCGCGCCGCGCGGCTGGGCGATTGCTGGTACCTGAATCCGCACCAGAAAATGGAAACCTTCCGGCGCCAGATGGATATCTACCGGGAGGAACTGGACCGGGTCGGCAAGCCCTTCCCGAAGGAACTGCCGATGCGGCGCGAGGTGTTCTGCGCCCGCACCCATGACGAGGCGGTGAAGGTCGCCGGGCCGTATATCAAGTCCATGTATGACGTCTATGCCGAATGGGGACAGGACAAGGCGATGGCGGCGGGCGACCGCGACATCACCCAGGATTACGAGGAACTGGCCCGCGACCGCTTCATCGTCGGCGACCCGGACGAGGTGGCGGAGGAAATGCTGCGCTACAACGAAGTGCTGGGCGTGAACCACATCATCATGAGCGTGCAGGGCATCGGCATGCCGCAGGGGCAGGTGCTCGATTCCTTTCATCTGATGGCGGAGGAAGTCTTCCCGAAAGTGCAGAAGGGCATGCCGTAA
- a CDS encoding CBS domain-containing protein encodes MQAKDIMTVNVISVTEDTAVHEVVSLLLQHRISAVPVVDQDRKVIGIVSEGDLLRPEGDARSPLNRPWWLEAVFAGKTVDFEKSHGRTVGSVMTRNVFTVDPEMQATEIAGLLERHHIKRVPVVDGGKLVGIVSRANLLHGLAGAIVERHDPGAAKDREMRDKLQQMLLDEHELDTVLVNVMVSDGRVRLWGVVENAEEAEAAERAAKALPGVTQVENNLGRGPLTGVPV; translated from the coding sequence ATGCAGGCCAAGGATATCATGACGGTCAATGTCATTTCGGTTACCGAGGATACGGCGGTGCATGAAGTCGTGTCGCTGCTGCTGCAACACCGGATCAGTGCGGTCCCGGTTGTCGACCAGGACAGGAAGGTCATCGGTATCGTGAGCGAAGGCGACCTGCTGCGGCCGGAAGGCGACGCGCGAAGCCCGCTCAATCGGCCCTGGTGGCTGGAGGCTGTGTTCGCGGGGAAAACCGTTGATTTCGAAAAATCGCACGGCCGTACGGTTGGTTCGGTCATGACGCGGAACGTATTTACCGTTGATCCGGAAATGCAGGCGACCGAAATCGCCGGGCTTCTGGAACGACATCACATAAAGCGCGTCCCGGTGGTCGACGGCGGAAAACTGGTCGGGATCGTCAGTCGCGCCAATCTGCTGCACGGCCTTGCCGGCGCGATCGTCGAACGGCACGATCCGGGTGCCGCAAAGGACCGGGAAATGCGCGATAAACTGCAGCAGATGCTGCTGGACGAGCACGAACTGGATACGGTTCTGGTCAATGTCATGGTTTCCGATGGCAGGGTAAGGCTATGGGGCGTGGTCGAAAACGCGGAGGAAGCCGAAGCGGCCGAGCGGGCGGCGAAGGCCTTGCCCGGTGTGACGCAGGTCGAAAACAATCTCGGTCGGGGGCCGCTGACGGGCGTTCCGGTCTGA
- a CDS encoding GNAT family N-acetyltransferase: MHFEDYTPLFQEQVLALADRISGKGYFPNPSAISKGPNAYMVLCLSDDDELIGFAHGTVLKKNTLAEFLDNRVTDFPDDLRKADEEGTIGVIQTVGVLPEYRGERIGSKLLTIVHDKLVGLGGDKLIATFKRGPGSTNIEGVMERLGFEFWTRQDSYWREQCDRGEFLCAQRTDKCNCQALFFRKAVY; this comes from the coding sequence ATGCATTTCGAAGATTATACCCCACTGTTTCAGGAACAGGTTCTGGCGCTGGCCGACCGCATTTCGGGCAAGGGTTATTTCCCGAACCCGTCGGCGATTTCGAAAGGGCCGAATGCCTATATGGTGCTGTGCCTGTCGGATGACGACGAACTCATCGGCTTCGCGCATGGCACCGTGTTGAAGAAGAACACGCTGGCAGAATTCCTCGATAACCGGGTAACGGACTTTCCGGACGACCTGCGCAAGGCGGATGAGGAAGGCACCATCGGCGTGATCCAGACAGTCGGCGTGCTGCCCGAATACCGGGGCGAGCGAATCGGCTCGAAACTGCTGACCATCGTGCATGACAAGCTGGTCGGGCTGGGCGGCGACAAGCTGATCGCCACCTTCAAGCGCGGGCCCGGCTCCACCAATATCGAGGGCGTGATGGAACGCCTGGGATTCGAATTCTGGACCCGGCAGGACAGCTACTGGCGCGAACAATGCGACCGCGGCGAATTTCTGTGCGCACAGCGCACCGACAAATGCAATTGCCAGGCGCTGTTCTTCCGCAAGGCGGTTTACTAG
- a CDS encoding alpha/beta fold hydrolase, with product MKVKANGITINCRIDGNSVGDWVTLVPGIGNDLTFWDALAPALAQDFRILRYDPRGHAGSDTPTGPYSFDDAVGDVAGLWDALAIKRSHVVGLGFGGSTAFGIAIGHPRRTISLVPCCCRAVMTEEFAANWRQRLTMVEETGMEGLGAATVERWFTEPFRRENPETIEAVRRMFLRTTEAGFRGFIAAFLGLDYRAGIGGISAPTLLIGGGEDRGGGPREIMAQLATEIPNARHHVIEGASHICNIERPDAFNTAVAAFLREHRER from the coding sequence ATGAAGGTCAAGGCGAACGGCATCACCATCAACTGCCGTATCGACGGCAACTCGGTCGGTGACTGGGTGACTCTGGTGCCCGGCATCGGCAATGACCTGACCTTCTGGGACGCGCTGGCGCCGGCGCTGGCGCAGGATTTCCGGATATTGCGTTACGACCCGCGCGGTCATGCCGGAAGCGATACGCCGACGGGGCCGTATTCCTTCGACGATGCCGTCGGAGACGTTGCCGGACTGTGGGATGCGCTCGCCATCAAGCGGTCGCATGTCGTCGGACTGGGATTCGGCGGCTCGACCGCCTTCGGCATCGCAATCGGCCATCCGCGTCGCACCATCAGCCTGGTGCCGTGCTGCTGCCGGGCGGTCATGACCGAAGAATTTGCCGCCAACTGGCGCCAACGCCTCACGATGGTGGAAGAGACCGGCATGGAGGGTCTGGGCGCGGCGACCGTCGAGCGCTGGTTTACCGAGCCTTTCCGTCGCGAAAATCCCGAGACAATAGAGGCGGTGCGCCGTATGTTCCTGCGCACGACCGAAGCCGGCTTTCGCGGTTTTATCGCGGCGTTCCTGGGCCTCGACTACCGTGCGGGCATCGGCGGCATCAGCGCGCCGACTCTCCTGATTGGCGGCGGCGAGGACCGCGGCGGCGGGCCGCGCGAGATCATGGCGCAACTGGCGACCGAAATACCGAACGCCCGCCACCATGTCATCGAAGGCGCCAGCCATATCTGCAACATCGAACGCCCGGATGCCTTCAACACCGCGGTCGCCGCGTTTCTGCGCGAGCACCGGGAGAGATAA
- a CDS encoding amidohydrolase family protein — protein sequence MPIIDAQIHLWRKGIGTPPHQTAPYLVEDAIRDMDAAGIDGAVIHPPASWDPDSNEQAVEAVQAFPDRFRILAYPPLDRPESPTFIRTWKDRPGVLGFRFYFNKPANRNWPVDGTLDWLWPAAEEAGMPLALLAGDWMPQLGEIAERHPGLKLMVDHMGALRGAKGDAAFPKMNELTALSRFPNVAVKLTGGPFYADDAYPFKSLHKHYRAMYDAFGPDRLFWGTDITKMPCSWRQCVTHFQEIDWLTDADKKRIMGEALCDWIDWRR from the coding sequence ATGCCGATTATAGACGCGCAAATCCATCTCTGGCGCAAGGGGATCGGGACGCCGCCCCATCAGACGGCGCCCTATCTGGTCGAGGACGCCATCCGCGACATGGACGCGGCGGGCATCGACGGCGCTGTCATCCATCCGCCCGCGAGCTGGGACCCGGATTCCAACGAACAGGCGGTCGAGGCCGTGCAGGCCTTTCCCGACCGTTTCCGGATCCTCGCCTACCCGCCGCTCGACCGGCCGGAGAGTCCGACCTTCATCAGAACCTGGAAAGACCGTCCCGGCGTACTGGGTTTCCGGTTCTATTTCAACAAGCCGGCAAACCGGAACTGGCCGGTGGACGGCACGCTGGACTGGCTGTGGCCCGCCGCGGAGGAAGCCGGCATGCCGCTGGCCCTGCTGGCCGGCGACTGGATGCCGCAGTTGGGCGAAATTGCGGAACGCCACCCGGGACTGAAGCTGATGGTGGACCATATGGGCGCGCTGCGGGGCGCGAAGGGCGATGCGGCGTTTCCGAAGATGAACGAGCTGACGGCGCTGTCGCGTTTTCCCAATGTCGCGGTCAAGCTGACGGGCGGTCCGTTCTACGCGGATGACGCATATCCCTTCAAGAGCCTGCACAAACACTACCGCGCCATGTATGACGCCTTCGGCCCGGACCGGCTGTTCTGGGGCACCGACATCACGAAGATGCCCTGCTCGTGGCGGCAATGCGTGACGCACTTCCAGGAGATCGACTGGCTTACCGACGCCGACAAGAAGCGGATCATGGGCGAGGCCCTGTGCGACTGGATCGACTGGCGGCGATAA
- a CDS encoding Gfo/Idh/MocA family oxidoreductase, with protein MADRIRVGIVGATVTPGGSGWGANAHVPALQALPGYELKAVCTAHEETAKASAAKFGAGLAFSDMNEMVAHPEIDLVAVVVRVPLHKQLVMAAIKAKKPVCCEWPLGADLADATAMADGAKAAGVKTLVGLQGRSDPAIMYACDIVANGDIGDIVTANLKVMVNSIPTRGDGRIWQGIRKNGANPMTIPGGHSIDALCHILGEFAEISARVTTRITMWKHEVTGADFPVDAPDTVTAAGVLKSGAEVAYQVASVPQNASGICMEIYGRKGTLVLTSNSLNIGPTKLHMAVGSGTLAEVTPPAHYTVIPAGLASDPGRNVAQAYARFAGALQSGKADTPDFSDAIVRHALIDAMERSHRDGKVIKLT; from the coding sequence ATGGCAGACAGAATCAGGGTGGGAATTGTCGGGGCGACCGTGACGCCGGGCGGTAGCGGCTGGGGCGCCAATGCGCATGTGCCGGCATTGCAGGCCTTGCCGGGCTACGAGCTGAAGGCCGTTTGCACCGCGCATGAAGAGACCGCGAAAGCCTCGGCGGCGAAGTTCGGCGCCGGGCTCGCCTTCAGCGATATGAACGAGATGGTCGCGCATCCGGAAATCGACCTTGTCGCGGTCGTTGTGCGCGTGCCGCTGCACAAGCAACTGGTCATGGCGGCGATAAAGGCGAAGAAGCCCGTATGCTGCGAATGGCCGCTGGGGGCCGACCTGGCGGATGCGACGGCAATGGCTGACGGCGCAAAAGCGGCCGGGGTAAAGACGCTGGTCGGGCTGCAGGGGCGAAGTGATCCGGCGATAATGTATGCCTGCGACATTGTCGCCAATGGCGATATCGGGGACATCGTGACCGCCAACCTGAAGGTGATGGTCAATTCGATCCCCACGCGCGGCGATGGCCGCATCTGGCAGGGAATCCGCAAGAACGGCGCGAACCCGATGACCATCCCGGGCGGGCATTCCATCGATGCCTTGTGCCATATCCTGGGCGAATTCGCCGAGATCAGCGCGCGGGTAACGACGCGTATCACGATGTGGAAGCATGAAGTGACGGGGGCGGATTTCCCCGTTGACGCGCCGGATACCGTCACCGCCGCGGGCGTACTGAAAAGCGGTGCGGAAGTGGCCTATCAGGTGGCCAGCGTGCCCCAGAACGCAAGCGGCATCTGCATGGAGATCTACGGCCGCAAGGGAACCCTGGTGCTGACATCCAATTCGCTCAACATCGGGCCGACAAAACTTCACATGGCCGTCGGCAGCGGGACTTTGGCGGAAGTAACCCCGCCGGCCCACTATACGGTGATTCCGGCGGGCCTGGCGTCCGATCCGGGCAGGAACGTCGCGCAGGCCTATGCCCGCTTTGCCGGCGCGTTGCAGTCGGGGAAGGCGGACACGCCCGATTTCAGCGACGCCATCGTGCGCCATGCGCTTATCGACGCCATGGAGCGGTCGCACCGGGACGGCAAGGTCATCAAGCTGACCTGA